One genomic segment of Gammaproteobacteria bacterium includes these proteins:
- the glgX gene encoding glycogen debranching protein GlgX, translating into MNAETGSPFPRAWPGRPYPLGASWDGRGVNFSLFSEHAEKVELCLFDGQGRREIQRVTLREKTDQVWHVYLPEARPGLLYGYVVHGPYEPEQGHRFNPDKLLLDPYAKDIQGGLRWSDAHFGYRIGSKREDLSQDHRNNARGMPKCRVIDPAFTWGNDRPPDIAWQDTVIYELHVKGFTQRHPEVSPQLRGTYAALATEPVIEYFRRLGITAVELMPVHACIDDRHLVEQGLRNYWGYNSIGFFAPDNRYSSSGQISEFKTMVKALHEAGIEVILDVVYNHTAEGNQLGPTLSFRGIDNAAYYRLDPEQPRYYKDYTGCGNTLNMMHPRVLQLIMDSLRYWVLEMHVDGFRFDLASALARELHEVDRLGAFFDIIHQDPVLSQVKLIAEPWDLGEGGYQVGNFPIGWTEWNGQYRDALRAYWKGEGGLIGELAYRLTGSSDLYERGGRKPCASINFITAHDGFTLQDLVSYNHKHNEANQEDNRDGEDHNRSWNCGVEGPSDDPAVLTLRARQKRNFLATLLLSQGVPMLLAGDEMGRSQQGNNNAYCQDNATSWLDWELADTEHELIAFVQGMTRLIKAHPSFRRRSFFAGHRLMGKDVKDIVWLNPDGQEMDDEQWHHSSARCLGMFLAGAAIDERDPHGHPIIDDDFLLLINAHDHPVAFQLPTINRHRSWQALIDTTSAAVPVSGELARNYHSSETYPLQDRSLALLIHPREPPS; encoded by the coding sequence ATGAATGCAGAAACCGGCAGTCCCTTTCCCCGCGCCTGGCCCGGCCGGCCCTATCCTCTGGGCGCCAGCTGGGACGGTCGGGGGGTGAATTTCTCGCTGTTTTCCGAGCATGCGGAGAAGGTGGAGCTGTGCCTGTTTGACGGCCAGGGCCGGCGCGAGATCCAGCGCGTCACGCTACGGGAAAAGACCGATCAGGTCTGGCACGTCTACCTCCCCGAGGCGCGCCCCGGCCTGCTGTACGGCTACGTTGTGCATGGCCCCTATGAGCCGGAGCAGGGCCATCGCTTCAATCCCGACAAGTTGCTGCTCGACCCCTATGCCAAGGACATCCAGGGCGGACTGCGCTGGAGTGACGCCCACTTTGGTTACCGGATCGGCAGCAAGCGTGAGGACCTCTCCCAGGACCACCGCAACAATGCGCGGGGCATGCCCAAGTGCCGGGTGATCGATCCGGCCTTCACCTGGGGCAATGATCGTCCCCCGGATATCGCCTGGCAGGATACCGTCATCTACGAGCTGCACGTCAAGGGCTTCACCCAGCGACACCCCGAGGTGTCGCCTCAGTTGCGCGGCACTTATGCGGCGCTGGCCACCGAACCGGTGATCGAGTATTTCCGGCGGCTGGGCATCACCGCGGTGGAGCTCATGCCGGTGCATGCCTGCATCGATGATCGGCATCTGGTGGAACAGGGGCTGCGTAATTACTGGGGTTATAACTCCATCGGCTTCTTTGCGCCGGATAATCGCTACTCATCGAGCGGCCAGATCAGCGAGTTCAAGACCATGGTCAAGGCCCTGCACGAGGCGGGCATCGAGGTCATCCTGGACGTGGTCTACAACCATACCGCCGAGGGCAACCAGCTGGGCCCGACGCTGTCCTTTCGCGGTATCGACAACGCCGCCTATTACCGGTTAGATCCGGAGCAGCCGCGCTACTACAAGGACTACACCGGCTGCGGCAACACCCTCAACATGATGCACCCCCGGGTGCTGCAACTCATCATGGACAGCCTGCGCTACTGGGTGCTGGAGATGCACGTGGACGGCTTTCGCTTCGACCTCGCCTCGGCGCTGGCCCGTGAGCTGCACGAGGTGGACCGGCTGGGGGCCTTCTTCGACATCATCCATCAGGACCCGGTGCTGTCCCAGGTCAAGCTGATTGCCGAGCCTTGGGACCTGGGTGAGGGCGGCTATCAGGTGGGCAACTTCCCCATCGGCTGGACGGAGTGGAACGGTCAGTACCGGGATGCGCTGCGGGCCTACTGGAAGGGTGAGGGCGGCCTCATCGGCGAGCTGGCCTATCGGCTCACCGGCTCCAGTGACCTGTATGAACGCGGCGGGCGCAAGCCCTGCGCCAGCATCAACTTCATCACCGCCCATGACGGCTTTACCCTGCAGGACCTGGTCAGTTACAACCACAAGCACAACGAGGCCAACCAGGAGGATAACCGCGACGGCGAAGACCACAACCGCAGCTGGAATTGCGGCGTGGAGGGGCCCAGCGACGATCCCGCGGTGCTGACGCTGCGTGCCCGCCAGAAGCGCAACTTCCTCGCCACCCTGTTGCTGTCACAGGGCGTGCCCATGCTGCTGGCCGGTGACGAGATGGGGCGCAGCCAGCAGGGCAACAATAATGCCTATTGCCAGGACAATGCGACAAGCTGGCTGGACTGGGAGCTGGCGGACACTGAGCATGAACTGATCGCCTTTGTGCAGGGCATGACCCGGCTCATCAAGGCACATCCCAGCTTTCGCCGACGCAGTTTCTTTGCCGGGCATCGTCTCATGGGCAAGGACGTCAAGGACATCGTCTGGCTCAATCCCGATGGCCAGGAGATGGACGACGAGCAATGGCATCACAGTTCGGCCCGTTGCCTGGGCATGTTTCTGGCCGGGGCGGCCATCGATGAGCGTGACCCGCACGGCCACCCGATCATCGATGACGATTTTCTGCTGCTGATCAATGCCCATGACCACCCGGTCGCCTTTCAGTTGCCGACCATCAACCGGCACCGATCCTGGCAGGCGCTCATTGACACCACCAGCGCCGCGGTGCCGGTGAGCGGGGAGCTTGCACGCAACTACCATAGCAGCGAGACCTACCCCCTGCAGGACCGTTCCCTGGCGCTGCTCATCCACCCCCGCGAGCCGCCCTCATGA
- a CDS encoding glucose-1-phosphate adenylyltransferase translates to MKNRRDGAKLMAFVMAGGEGKRLRPLTTERCKPAVPFGGRYRIADFVLSNLVNSDIRAIYLLVQYKSQSLIEHVRKTWTVSPLLPNQFVTVVPPQMQGGRSWFSGTADAVYQNLNLLKEHRPSIVAVFGADHIYRMDIRQMVWAHQAQQADVTVAALPVPLAAASDFGILQADAEGRIQGFQEKPESPQPMPSDPQRAYASMGNYLFNTEVLIAALEQAHEQGETDFGHHVLPRLLASHRLFAYDFSTNEIPGIKSYEEPCYWRDVGTLDAYFEAHQDVLGLEPRFDVFNPQWPIYSSNYQGPVARIVEGQIDNSLLGAATVINRARLRNCIIRREAVVEPGAELEDCVIMDYVRVCSGARLRRVIVDRHNIIEADACIGYDSEADRRRYHVTDSGLVVIPMGDVGYFARNSRGAGPGYIE, encoded by the coding sequence ATGAAGAATAGAAGAGACGGCGCGAAACTGATGGCCTTCGTGATGGCCGGCGGCGAGGGCAAGCGCCTGCGGCCCCTCACCACCGAACGCTGCAAACCGGCGGTGCCCTTCGGGGGGCGCTACCGGATCGCGGACTTCGTGCTCAGCAACCTGGTCAATTCGGACATCCGCGCGATCTATCTGCTGGTGCAATACAAATCCCAGTCGCTGATCGAACACGTGCGCAAGACCTGGACCGTCTCGCCCCTGCTGCCCAACCAGTTCGTGACCGTGGTGCCGCCGCAGATGCAGGGCGGCCGGTCCTGGTTTTCCGGCACCGCCGATGCCGTCTATCAAAACCTCAACCTGCTCAAGGAACACCGGCCGAGCATCGTGGCGGTGTTCGGGGCCGATCATATCTACCGCATGGATATACGGCAGATGGTCTGGGCGCATCAGGCGCAGCAGGCCGATGTCACTGTTGCCGCGTTACCCGTGCCGCTGGCGGCGGCCTCCGATTTCGGCATCCTCCAGGCGGACGCCGAGGGTCGCATCCAGGGGTTCCAGGAAAAGCCCGAATCCCCGCAGCCGATGCCCTCCGACCCCCAGCGGGCCTACGCCTCCATGGGCAATTACCTGTTTAACACCGAGGTGTTGATCGCGGCGCTGGAACAGGCCCATGAGCAGGGCGAAACGGATTTCGGGCACCACGTCCTGCCGCGGCTGCTGGCCAGCCATCGCCTGTTCGCCTATGACTTTTCCACCAATGAGATACCGGGCATCAAGTCCTATGAAGAGCCCTGCTACTGGCGGGACGTCGGCACCCTCGATGCCTATTTCGAGGCCCATCAGGACGTGCTGGGGCTGGAGCCGCGGTTCGACGTATTCAATCCGCAGTGGCCGATCTACTCCAGCAACTACCAGGGCCCGGTGGCCAGAATCGTCGAGGGGCAGATCGACAACAGCCTGCTGGGGGCCGCCACCGTGATCAATCGGGCCAGGCTCCGCAACTGCATCATCCGCCGCGAGGCCGTGGTGGAGCCGGGGGCCGAGCTGGAAGACTGCGTGATCATGGACTACGTACGGGTGTGCAGCGGTGCCCGTCTGCGCCGGGTGATTGTGGACCGGCACAACATCATCGAGGCGGACGCCTGCATCGGTTATGACAGCGAGGCAGACCGTCGCCGTTACCACGTCACCGACTCCGGCCTGGTGGTCATCCCCATGGGCGATGTGGGCTACTTCGCCCGCAACTCCCGTGGCGCGGGCCCCGGTTATATCGAGTGA
- the treS gene encoding maltose alpha-D-glucosyltransferase codes for MAGFDDDQLWHKDAMIYQLHVKAFHDSNNDGIGDFRGLIEKLDYIKDLGVNTLWLLPFYPSPMRDDGYDIADYRNIHPDYGTRTDFRRFMRAAHHRGLRVITELVINHTSDQHPWFQAARRAPPGSKKRDFYVWSQTNQKFAETRIIFTDTETSNWTWDDEAQAYYWHRFFHHQPDLNHNNPQVVKALIRVMRFWLDMGVDGLRLDAIPYLCVREGTNNENLPETHAVLKHMRAVVDEHYQGRVFLAEANQWPEDAQAYFGDGDECHMAYHFPLMPRMYMAVAQEERHPIVEIMQQTPEIPDSCQWAIFLRNHDELTLEMVTNRERDYMYERFAADPRMRINVGIRRRLAPLMDNDPEKMKLMNSLLMSMPGSPIIYYGDEIGMGDNFFLGDRNGVRTPMQWSPDRNAGFSRADPQFLYLPPIMDPVYGYEAVNVEAQTREPSSPLNWMKRLIAVRKAHPTFGRGALRFLHPGNRKILAYVRETDGESILCVANLARSAQPVELDLSRFKGRVPIEMLGRTAFPPIGDLPYLLTLAGHGFYWFQLATEAEAPVWHEEALPALQLPVLVLFNAWHSFFPEQAETLRRLMAVKLRDQLEREVLPGFLPAQRWFSAGAGPLARVEITALAIWPGAGDGWLWLWLRPDFTDTAAVSAPVYLLPLAMVWGEADDEQLRPLLVAALAKIRQQARVGLIYDAVVDEAFFQGVVQAMGDAVELPFGQGRLMFRSTAAYSQLVGESPLQGLDRPRAQGTNSTVILGERLFLKLYRQVEAGINPEAEMGRFLTEVSPYPNISPLAGTIEYRENHAGPAATLALVQAYVPNQGDGWSYTIDYLQRFFEDCLLRPQSIPADPAERHGEFRWLMQTLGVRSGELHKALARPSGDPAFEPEAIRPEHLRAWGAQVTEDLHTSLDKLQARRPALPEDGQPAVEQLLQARPALLERIAALIPASLDAVRIRYHGDYHLGQVMLTENDFVIIDFEGEPARPLSERRLKHSPLRDVAGMLRSFSYAAAVALSRCTAERPMDHARLQPYAQEWEAAAATAFLSGYREGVGDCACWPAEAAKARQLIALFMLEKALYELRYELDHRPDWAGIPLAGLLAIIRAPDDPGVGS; via the coding sequence GTGGCGGGATTCGATGACGATCAGCTCTGGCACAAGGATGCAATGATCTATCAGTTGCACGTCAAGGCCTTTCACGACAGCAACAATGACGGGATCGGGGATTTTCGCGGGCTGATCGAAAAACTGGATTATATAAAGGACCTGGGCGTCAACACGCTGTGGCTGTTGCCTTTCTATCCCTCGCCGATGCGTGATGACGGCTATGACATTGCCGACTATCGCAATATCCACCCGGACTACGGCACGCGCACGGATTTTCGCCGCTTCATGCGCGCGGCACATCATCGCGGCCTGCGCGTGATTACCGAACTGGTCATCAATCACACCTCGGATCAGCATCCGTGGTTCCAGGCCGCCCGCAGGGCGCCGCCCGGCAGCAAGAAGCGCGACTTCTATGTCTGGAGCCAGACCAATCAGAAGTTCGCCGAGACGCGGATTATTTTCACCGATACCGAGACCTCTAACTGGACCTGGGATGACGAGGCACAGGCCTATTACTGGCACCGCTTTTTTCATCACCAGCCGGACCTCAATCACAATAATCCGCAGGTGGTGAAGGCGCTCATCCGCGTGATGCGTTTCTGGCTGGACATGGGGGTCGATGGTCTGCGGCTGGATGCCATTCCCTATCTGTGCGTGCGCGAAGGCACCAACAACGAGAATCTGCCCGAGACCCACGCCGTGCTCAAGCACATGCGCGCGGTGGTGGATGAGCATTACCAGGGCCGTGTGTTTCTGGCCGAGGCCAACCAGTGGCCGGAGGATGCGCAGGCCTATTTCGGCGACGGCGACGAGTGTCACATGGCTTACCACTTCCCGTTAATGCCGCGGATGTACATGGCGGTGGCGCAGGAGGAGCGTCATCCCATCGTGGAGATCATGCAGCAGACCCCTGAGATTCCCGACAGCTGCCAGTGGGCGATCTTTCTGCGCAACCATGACGAGCTGACCCTGGAGATGGTCACCAACCGGGAGCGGGATTACATGTATGAACGCTTTGCCGCCGATCCGCGCATGCGTATCAATGTGGGTATTCGCCGCCGCCTGGCGCCGCTGATGGACAACGACCCCGAGAAGATGAAGCTGATGAACAGCCTGCTGATGTCCATGCCGGGTTCGCCCATCATCTATTACGGCGATGAGATCGGCATGGGCGACAACTTTTTTCTGGGCGATCGCAACGGCGTGCGCACCCCCATGCAGTGGAGCCCCGATCGCAACGCGGGTTTTTCCCGGGCCGATCCGCAATTCCTCTATCTACCGCCCATCATGGATCCGGTCTACGGTTATGAGGCGGTGAATGTCGAGGCGCAGACCCGTGAACCATCCTCGCCGCTGAACTGGATGAAGCGACTGATCGCGGTGCGCAAGGCGCATCCCACCTTCGGGCGGGGGGCGCTGCGATTTCTGCATCCGGGCAACCGCAAGATCCTCGCCTATGTGCGCGAGACCGATGGCGAATCGATCCTGTGTGTGGCGAATCTGGCCCGTTCCGCCCAGCCGGTGGAGCTGGACCTGTCCCGCTTCAAAGGCCGCGTGCCCATCGAGATGCTGGGACGTACCGCCTTCCCCCCCATCGGCGACCTGCCGTATCTGCTGACCCTCGCGGGCCACGGTTTTTACTGGTTTCAGCTTGCCACCGAGGCGGAGGCGCCCGTCTGGCACGAGGAGGCCCTGCCGGCATTGCAGTTGCCGGTGCTGGTGCTGTTCAACGCCTGGCACAGTTTTTTTCCCGAGCAGGCGGAGACCCTGCGCCGGCTCATGGCCGTGAAACTGCGTGACCAGCTGGAGCGCGAGGTTCTGCCCGGTTTCCTGCCGGCCCAGCGCTGGTTCTCGGCCGGCGCCGGGCCACTGGCGCGGGTGGAGATCACCGCGCTGGCGATCTGGCCGGGGGCCGGGGATGGCTGGCTGTGGCTGTGGCTGCGGCCAGACTTTACCGATACCGCCGCCGTCAGCGCACCGGTCTATCTGCTGCCGCTGGCGATGGTCTGGGGCGAGGCGGATGACGAGCAGCTGCGCCCGCTGCTGGTGGCGGCCCTGGCCAAGATCCGCCAGCAGGCGCGGGTCGGGCTGATCTATGACGCGGTGGTCGACGAGGCCTTTTTCCAGGGTGTGGTCCAGGCCATGGGGGACGCCGTCGAGTTGCCCTTTGGCCAGGGGCGGCTGATGTTTCGCAGCACCGCCGCCTATTCGCAGTTAGTGGGCGAGTCCCCCCTGCAGGGCCTGGATCGGCCGCGCGCGCAAGGCACCAACAGCACGGTGATTCTGGGCGAGCGCCTGTTCCTGAAACTCTATCGACAGGTGGAGGCGGGAATCAACCCGGAAGCGGAGATGGGCCGTTTCCTCACCGAGGTCTCGCCCTATCCCAATATCTCGCCCCTGGCGGGGACCATTGAATACCGCGAAAACCACGCCGGCCCTGCCGCCACCCTCGCCCTGGTGCAGGCCTATGTGCCGAACCAGGGCGATGGCTGGAGCTATACGATCGACTATCTGCAGCGCTTTTTCGAGGACTGCCTGCTCCGGCCGCAGTCTATACCGGCGGATCCCGCCGAGCGGCACGGCGAGTTTCGCTGGCTGATGCAGACCCTGGGGGTGCGCAGCGGTGAGTTGCATAAGGCGCTGGCCCGGCCCAGCGGCGATCCCGCCTTTGAACCCGAGGCCATCCGCCCGGAGCACCTGCGGGCCTGGGGTGCACAGGTCACCGAGGATCTGCACACCAGCCTGGACAAGCTGCAGGCGCGCCGCCCGGCACTGCCGGAAGATGGCCAGCCGGCCGTGGAGCAACTGCTACAGGCGCGGCCGGCCCTGTTAGAACGCATTGCGGCACTGATCCCGGCGTCGCTGGACGCGGTCAGGATCCGCTATCACGGCGACTATCATCTGGGCCAGGTGATGCTGACCGAAAACGACTTTGTGATTATCGACTTCGAGGGCGAACCGGCACGGCCACTGAGCGAACGCCGTCTCAAGCATTCGCCGTTGCGGGACGTGGCCGGCATGCTGCGTTCTTTCAGTTATGCCGCGGCGGTCGCCCTTAGCCGCTGCACCGCAGAGCGCCCCATGGACCACGCGCGCCTGCAACCCTATGCGCAGGAATGGGAGGCGGCGGCGGCCACGGCCTTCCTGTCCGGCTACCGCGAGGGGGTGGGGGACTGCGCCTGCTGGCCTGCCGAGGCCGCCAAGGCCAGACAGCTGATCGCGCTGTTTATGCTGGAAAAGGCCCTCTATGAACTGCGCTATGAGCTGGATCATCGACCCGACTGGGCCGGGATTCCGCTGGCCGGACTGCTGGCCATCATACGGGCGCCAGACGATCCCGGGGTGGGGTCATGA
- a CDS encoding VTT domain-containing protein, which yields MDRKNAPCTDLIIDKAGTAFGNPHTRDFGGRVTEKSPLLQPDKNCWRIESAQRVAFLVDGEAYFRAFYKAVQQARHCIYIFAWDIDTRVRLIRDDDSDCELPQQLGDFLNHVIKRRKGLKAYVLNWDWAMLYTLEREWLPLYQLDWKTHRRLHFRLDNEYPAGASQHQKVVVIDDTIAFVGGFDFGKQRWDTPEHRPDDPRRIDPEGKHYRPFHDVQMLVQGDAARALGELARERWYKATGERLEVGKKDTSPIPWPAQVSADIEDVSVAIARTLPAYKQQKEVHEVERLYLDMIGAAQHFIYIENQYFTSWKIGEALAARLRPTDGPEVVLILPLMTGGWLEQHTMDVLRSRLLRQLRAADRHARLRVYYPDLEGLGNEYIGLHSKVMVIDDRVLRVGSSNLSNRSMGFDSECDLAIEADNDRQRTAVAAFRNRLLAEHLGVSPEALADRLSGNPSLIAAIEGLLGNARTLKPLDGKVSELADEFLPEAQIVDPERPLDPEALADYLLPAEERQPLSRQLLLIGTVLGGLLALAAAWRWTPLNDWLNLDTLQQAAAWVQQSPITPLVVIAIYLVAGLIALPITLLIVTTMVTFGPGTGFAYALTGAELSALLGYAAGNLLGRDMVRRVTGSSINRVSRRLAQHGLLAVLTVRVIPVAPFTVINLVAGASHIRLRDFALGSLLGMAPGILAIALFADTLVAAVRRSDLTDFAMLAGVVLVIFLAAVGLKKWLHRKARRPAESAAD from the coding sequence ATGGACCGCAAAAATGCACCCTGCACGGATCTCATTATCGACAAGGCGGGCACGGCATTCGGCAACCCACACACCCGCGACTTTGGAGGTCGAGTGACCGAAAAATCACCCCTGCTACAGCCGGACAAAAACTGCTGGCGCATCGAGTCTGCGCAGCGCGTGGCCTTTCTCGTTGACGGTGAGGCCTACTTTCGCGCCTTTTATAAAGCGGTGCAGCAGGCCCGGCACTGCATCTATATTTTCGCCTGGGATATCGACACCCGGGTGCGTCTCATCCGCGACGACGACAGCGACTGTGAATTACCGCAACAGCTGGGCGACTTTCTCAATCACGTCATCAAACGTCGCAAGGGACTCAAGGCCTACGTCCTGAACTGGGACTGGGCCATGCTCTATACCCTGGAGCGGGAATGGCTGCCCTTGTACCAGCTCGACTGGAAGACGCACCGGCGGCTGCATTTCCGTCTCGATAATGAATACCCGGCGGGCGCGTCCCAGCATCAAAAGGTGGTGGTGATTGACGATACCATCGCCTTTGTCGGCGGCTTTGATTTCGGCAAGCAACGCTGGGACACACCGGAACACCGGCCGGATGACCCGCGACGCATCGACCCCGAGGGCAAGCACTATCGGCCGTTCCATGATGTGCAGATGCTGGTGCAGGGCGACGCCGCCAGGGCCCTGGGCGAACTGGCCCGTGAGCGCTGGTATAAGGCCACCGGCGAACGGCTCGAGGTGGGCAAAAAAGACACGAGTCCCATCCCCTGGCCGGCGCAGGTGAGTGCCGATATCGAAGATGTGTCTGTCGCCATTGCCCGCACCTTGCCGGCCTACAAGCAACAAAAGGAAGTGCATGAAGTGGAACGCCTGTATCTGGACATGATCGGGGCGGCGCAGCATTTTATCTATATCGAAAACCAGTACTTCACCTCCTGGAAGATCGGCGAGGCGCTGGCCGCGCGGCTGCGCCCAACAGACGGCCCCGAGGTGGTACTGATACTGCCGCTGATGACCGGCGGCTGGCTGGAACAGCACACCATGGATGTGTTGCGCAGCCGCCTGTTGCGCCAACTCCGTGCGGCCGACCGACATGCACGCCTGCGGGTCTATTACCCCGATCTGGAGGGCCTGGGCAACGAGTACATCGGCCTGCACAGCAAGGTCATGGTCATCGACGACCGCGTGCTACGGGTCGGCTCCTCCAATCTCAGCAACCGGTCCATGGGTTTCGACAGCGAATGCGACCTGGCCATCGAGGCCGACAACGACCGGCAGCGCACCGCCGTGGCCGCGTTTCGCAACCGCCTGCTGGCCGAACACCTGGGGGTGAGCCCCGAGGCGCTGGCCGACCGGCTCAGCGGCAACCCCTCCCTGATTGCCGCCATCGAGGGCCTGCTCGGCAACGCGCGCACCCTCAAGCCGCTAGACGGCAAGGTCTCCGAACTGGCCGATGAGTTTTTGCCCGAGGCGCAGATCGTGGACCCCGAACGCCCGCTGGACCCGGAGGCGCTGGCCGACTACCTGCTGCCCGCCGAGGAACGCCAGCCCCTGAGCCGGCAGCTGTTGCTGATCGGCACGGTGCTCGGTGGCCTGTTGGCCCTGGCCGCAGCCTGGCGCTGGACCCCGCTGAATGACTGGCTGAATCTGGACACCCTGCAACAGGCCGCCGCCTGGGTGCAGCAGAGCCCCATCACCCCGCTGGTGGTGATCGCCATCTATCTGGTGGCCGGCCTCATTGCCCTGCCTATCACCCTGCTGATCGTCACCACCATGGTCACCTTCGGTCCCGGGACCGGCTTCGCCTATGCCCTGACCGGCGCCGAATTGAGCGCCCTGCTGGGCTATGCGGCGGGTAATCTACTGGGCCGGGATATGGTGCGCCGGGTTACCGGCTCCAGCATCAACCGGGTCAGTCGACGCCTGGCGCAACACGGCCTGCTGGCGGTGCTGACGGTGCGCGTCATCCCCGTTGCCCCGTTTACCGTCATCAACCTGGTGGCGGGCGCCTCCCATATCCGCCTGCGTGACTTCGCCCTGGGTAGCCTGCTGGGCATGGCCCCCGGCATCCTGGCCATCGCCCTGTTCGCCGACACCCTCGTGGCCGCGGTGCGTCGATCGGACCTCACCGATTTCGCCATGCTGGCCGGCGTGGTGCTGGTGATTTTCCTGGCCGCGGTGGGACTGAAGAAATGGCTGCACCGCAAGGCCAGACGCCCTGCTGAATCCGCAGCCGATTGA
- a CDS encoding Fe-Mn family superoxide dismutase, producing MTQHTLSPLPYAENALQPHISAETLQYHYGKHHATYVEKLNGLIAGTEFASASLEEIIKQASGGIFNNAAQVWNHSFYWQCLSPDGGGEPNDELTSAITQAFGSVEQFRTLFSESAANNFGSGWTWLVKNPDGTLAIVNTGNAGNPLTQGSQPLLTCDVWEHAYYIDYRNARPKYIEAFWKLVNWDFVARNLNKAG from the coding sequence ATGACCCAACACACACTTTCCCCGCTGCCCTATGCCGAGAACGCCCTGCAACCACACATCTCGGCCGAGACCCTCCAATACCACTACGGCAAGCACCACGCCACTTACGTGGAAAAACTGAACGGCCTGATCGCGGGGACCGAATTCGCATCGGCCTCACTGGAGGAGATCATTAAGCAGGCGTCGGGTGGCATCTTCAACAATGCTGCACAGGTATGGAATCACAGCTTCTACTGGCAATGCCTGAGCCCGGATGGCGGTGGCGAGCCCAACGATGAGCTGACCAGCGCCATCACCCAGGCCTTTGGCAGCGTCGAGCAATTCAGAACCCTGTTTTCCGAATCCGCCGCCAACAATTTTGGTTCCGGCTGGACCTGGCTGGTAAAAAATCCTGACGGCACCCTGGCGATCGTTAACACCGGAAATGCAGGTAACCCCCTGACCCAGGGCAGTCAGCCATTATTGACCTGCGATGTCTGGGAACATGCCTACTACATTGACTACCGCAATGCGCGCCCGAAATATATCGAGGCATTCTGGAAGCTGGTCAACTGGGACTTTGTCGCACGGAACCTTAACAAGGCGGGTTAA
- a CDS encoding TusE/DsrC/DsvC family sulfur relay protein, translated as MTDINQIIKNTHATHTTDPQRADRELDLQNWDEEQARELARQDGIQLTDAHWEVVNFLRDYYLEHGLAKNGRELSEILDNEFAAQGGRKYLRQLFPKGPVAQGMQIAGLEAPPYTRDKGLGVNF; from the coding sequence ATGACCGACATCAATCAGATCATAAAAAATACCCACGCCACCCACACCACCGATCCGCAACGGGCCGACCGCGAACTCGACCTGCAGAACTGGGATGAGGAACAGGCCCGCGAGCTTGCCCGACAGGATGGCATTCAGCTGACCGATGCCCACTGGGAGGTGGTGAACTTCCTGCGAGACTATTATTTGGAACACGGCCTCGCCAAAAATGGTCGTGAGCTTAGCGAGATACTGGACAATGAATTCGCGGCCCAGGGCGGGCGCAAATATTTGCGCCAGCTGTTCCCGAAAGGTCCCGTTGCCCAGGGCATGCAGATTGCGGGGCTGGAGGCCCCGCCGTATACCCGAGACAAAGGCCTTGGCGTCAATTTCTGA
- a CDS encoding endonuclease/exonuclease/phosphatase family protein has product MLDINRPALRIALATYNLHACIGTDGAFDPDRSIKVINDLDADVLALQEVEHHPVGDQDLLDYLATKTGYTAIAGPNLLRDRRHYGNALLTRLPVMSVQRIDLSIASREPRGALDVSYKAGGQRLQVVATHLGLNPTERRQQVRQLLTHLESSSADITVLMGDINEWFLWGRPLRWLRAHFQSTARHATFPTRWPLLALDHIWISPHRRLISLEVHRSKLARIASDHLPLKAIIEL; this is encoded by the coding sequence ATGCTAGACATTAACCGGCCTGCCCTGCGCATCGCCCTCGCCACCTACAATCTGCACGCCTGTATCGGCACCGATGGTGCGTTCGATCCCGACCGCTCCATCAAGGTAATAAACGACCTGGATGCGGATGTGCTGGCCCTGCAGGAAGTCGAACACCATCCCGTCGGCGATCAGGATCTGCTGGATTACCTGGCGACAAAAACGGGCTACACGGCGATTGCCGGGCCTAACCTGCTGCGTGACCGCCGCCACTACGGCAACGCCCTGTTGACACGACTTCCCGTTATGTCAGTGCAGCGCATTGACCTGAGCATCGCCAGTCGGGAGCCGCGCGGCGCACTCGATGTGAGCTATAAGGCTGGTGGACAGCGCCTACAGGTGGTCGCCACCCACCTTGGCCTGAATCCCACGGAGCGCCGTCAGCAGGTGCGCCAGTTGCTGACTCATCTCGAGTCCTCGTCGGCAGACATCACCGTACTCATGGGCGATATCAATGAGTGGTTTCTGTGGGGTCGACCCCTGCGCTGGCTGCGTGCGCATTTTCAATCGACCGCCCGCCATGCCACATTCCCCACCCGCTGGCCGTTGCTGGCGCTGGATCATATCTGGATCAGTCCGCACCGCCGACTGATCAGTCTGGAGGTTCACCGCAGCAAGCTCGCGCGCATCGCCTCCGATCACCTGCCCCTGAAGGCGATTATTGAACTCTAG